The Devosia sp. A16 genome includes a window with the following:
- a CDS encoding type II toxin-antitoxin system VapC family toxin, which produces MFVDTSVLVALLSEEDDAGEWARRLEQERVLITSALVVLEAAMRLSTKLGVDPIDAETSINELLRHSGINVVAIDADDGHRAVRAFAEYGKGRGHPAQLNLADCLSYACAKNRKVPLLYKGNDFARTDIE; this is translated from the coding sequence ATGTTCGTCGACACCTCGGTGCTGGTGGCGCTGCTTTCTGAGGAAGACGATGCAGGCGAGTGGGCCAGGCGGCTTGAGCAGGAGCGGGTTCTCATCACCAGCGCCCTGGTTGTACTGGAGGCCGCTATGCGGCTTTCAACCAAGCTGGGTGTCGATCCGATAGACGCTGAGACCTCGATCAACGAGCTGTTGCGCCACTCCGGAATCAATGTGGTCGCCATTGATGCCGATGACGGACATCGGGCGGTGCGGGCATTCGCGGAATACGGCAAAGGCAGAGGACATCCTGCGCAGCTTAACCTCGCAGACTGCTTGTCCTACGCTTGTGCAAAGAACCGAAAGGTCCCGCTGCTCTATAAGGGCAACGACTTTGCGCGGACGGATATCGAGTAG
- a CDS encoding type II toxin-antitoxin system VapB family antitoxin: protein MNLQIRDPRAHRLARQLADRRRVSLTEAVIDALEAQLKVEQSRIPLEERVKDIAGRLRAKGKFSGRDMSKDEIDEMWGHS, encoded by the coding sequence ATGAACCTGCAAATTCGAGATCCGCGCGCACATCGGTTGGCTCGCCAATTGGCGGACAGGCGGCGCGTCTCGCTGACCGAGGCGGTTATCGACGCGCTCGAGGCGCAACTGAAAGTCGAACAGTCTCGCATCCCCTTGGAGGAGCGCGTCAAAGACATTGCCGGCCGGCTGAGAGCGAAGGGCAAGTTCAGTGGACGTGATATGAGCAAGGATGAGATCGACGAGATGTGGGGTCACTCCTGA
- a CDS encoding IS110 family transposase produces MQGKVESTISALAVYAGIDVSKDWLDVYLHPGGQSWRVANTPLGLRRLRRHLDELGLQLERVVLEATGKYHRLAFRTLSAWGYGVVVINPLRARLFAEACGVLAKTDRIDARLLAVMGHSLAPQPNQPVPQQLEQLQELVNAYTAARTEAIALGNRLEQATVSFLKTELRGRLTSLKGHVQRLEAKIEQLIKADPGLAGRYAILLSIPGIGAITAAALLAGLSELGRCSAKAAALLAGLAPIADDSGRRLGQRHIRGGRMQVRNALYMAALSAARYNPDLKAVYQRLRNAGKPPKVALTAVMRKLVVLANTLLTQNRRWEPNQPETA; encoded by the coding sequence ATGCAAGGCAAGGTTGAGTCCACAATCAGCGCGCTGGCAGTTTATGCCGGGATCGACGTGAGTAAAGACTGGCTGGATGTCTATCTGCATCCTGGCGGTCAGAGTTGGCGGGTGGCCAACACCCCGCTCGGGTTACGCCGACTGCGGCGGCACTTGGACGAGCTGGGGCTGCAGCTTGAGCGCGTGGTTCTGGAAGCCACCGGCAAGTATCACCGGCTGGCGTTCCGGACACTGAGTGCCTGGGGCTATGGGGTGGTGGTGATCAACCCGCTGCGGGCACGGCTGTTCGCCGAGGCGTGTGGGGTCTTGGCCAAGACCGATCGGATCGATGCGCGACTGTTGGCAGTCATGGGCCACAGCCTTGCTCCTCAGCCCAACCAGCCGGTGCCCCAGCAGCTCGAGCAGTTGCAGGAACTGGTGAATGCTTACACTGCCGCCCGCACCGAGGCGATCGCACTGGGCAACCGGCTGGAGCAGGCCACGGTGTCGTTCCTCAAGACCGAACTGAGGGGCCGCCTGACCAGCCTCAAGGGCCATGTGCAGCGCCTCGAGGCCAAGATCGAGCAACTGATCAAGGCCGATCCCGGGCTGGCCGGCCGTTATGCCATCCTGCTGTCCATCCCCGGCATCGGCGCCATCACTGCTGCCGCGCTGCTGGCCGGACTGAGCGAACTGGGCCGGTGTTCGGCCAAGGCCGCTGCCCTGCTTGCTGGCTTGGCACCCATTGCCGACGATAGCGGTCGCAGGCTGGGGCAACGCCACATCCGCGGTGGTCGAATGCAGGTACGCAACGCCCTCTACATGGCCGCCCTCAGCGCCGCCCGTTACAATCCAGATCTCAAGGCCGTCTACCAGCGCCTGCGCAACGCCGGCAAACCGCCCAAGGTCGCCCTCACAGCGGTGATGCGAAAGCTTGTCGTGCTCGCAAACACCCTGCTCACCCAGAACCGTCGCTGGGAGCCCAACCAACCCGAAACTGCTTGA
- a CDS encoding VOC family protein, protein MHIQFAELPVFDQDRAIAFYVDKLGCEVASDAPMGADGWRWVEVRFPGARTSLHFLRRPDDKPSPEPVLVLVDADVVGTIERLRASGVEIITEPSEAPWQPGRIVAEFRDSEGNRMVIGSH, encoded by the coding sequence ATGCATATCCAGTTCGCCGAACTGCCGGTGTTCGACCAGGATCGGGCCATTGCCTTCTATGTCGACAAGCTCGGTTGCGAGGTTGCGTCTGACGCGCCGATGGGCGCCGACGGCTGGCGTTGGGTGGAGGTCAGGTTTCCCGGCGCCCGGACTTCGCTGCACTTCCTCCGCCGCCCCGACGACAAGCCATCGCCCGAGCCGGTGCTCGTGTTGGTGGACGCCGACGTCGTGGGCACGATCGAACGACTGCGCGCGAGTGGCGTCGAGATCATCACCGAACCCAGCGAGGCGCCCTGGCAACCCGGGCGGATCGTGGCCGAGTTCCGTGACAGCGAGGGCAACCGAATGGTGATCGGCAGTCATTGA
- a CDS encoding alpha/beta fold hydrolase — protein sequence MPKRRLAMAAVVVGALALPIPVALAEAATTPDAENQIAGDVSMTNAAKPATLKVPGATLYYEVRGSGPTLLVIPGGPQDAGVFAELSQLLADRYRVVTYDPRGNSRSHFDGETAPLLMDQQADDAVALIEAIGNGPAFVFGTSGGAQIGLNLAARHPEAVQALVAHEPPSMMLLDDPSEAVAADKALYDTYVRDGVDAAMGMFFAMNGLDDGGEAVAEAPPEFEMPPEEAETFARVSGNFEYWLKHGMMPLSLYVPDVATLKAGAPRIVVAIGEASAGQPIEQMSLALSNKLGIAPTRFPGDHMGFGPQAAAFAEALDAAFAN from the coding sequence ATGCCGAAGCGACGTCTGGCGATGGCAGCTGTGGTGGTCGGGGCGCTTGCCCTGCCGATCCCCGTGGCGCTGGCCGAAGCCGCAACCACACCCGATGCCGAAAACCAGATCGCAGGAGACGTTTCGATGACCAATGCTGCCAAGCCGGCCACCCTCAAGGTTCCAGGCGCGACCCTCTATTACGAAGTGCGGGGCAGCGGACCGACGCTGCTGGTCATCCCCGGCGGCCCGCAGGATGCCGGCGTATTTGCCGAGCTGTCGCAGCTGCTGGCGGACCGCTACAGGGTGGTGACCTATGACCCGCGCGGCAACTCACGCTCGCACTTCGACGGCGAGACAGCGCCCCTGTTGATGGACCAGCAGGCGGACGATGCAGTTGCGCTGATCGAAGCGATCGGCAACGGCCCGGCCTTCGTGTTCGGCACCAGCGGCGGCGCGCAGATCGGGCTCAACCTGGCGGCGCGGCACCCGGAAGCAGTACAGGCGCTGGTGGCGCATGAGCCGCCCTCGATGATGTTGCTGGATGACCCCAGCGAGGCGGTCGCCGCCGACAAGGCACTCTACGACACCTATGTCCGGGATGGCGTCGACGCAGCGATGGGGATGTTCTTCGCGATGAACGGGCTGGACGATGGGGGCGAGGCAGTGGCCGAGGCGCCGCCGGAGTTCGAGATGCCTCCCGAAGAGGCCGAGACCTTCGCCCGGGTCAGCGGCAACTTCGAGTACTGGCTCAAGCACGGCATGATGCCGCTGTCGCTCTACGTGCCCGATGTGGCGACGCTGAAGGCAGGTGCTCCGCGGATCGTAGTGGCCATCGGCGAGGCCTCGGCCGGCCAGCCGATCGAACAGATGAGCCTGGCGCTCAGCAACAAGCTCGGCATCGCGCCGACGAGGTTCCCCGGCGATCATATGGGTTTTGGGCCGCAGGCTGCCGCCTTCGCCGAGGCGCTCGACGCCGCGTTCGCCAACTGA
- a CDS encoding TetR/AcrR family transcriptional regulator, protein MGLDGNEHTDVESDGRSARKRRAILDAATEVFLRSGYLGTNMDEIAALSSVSKQTVYKHFSSKEALFVEIVGGMTTGAGDVVHNDVAQLAEGEDLAAYLVEYALRQLTVVLTPRIMQLRRLVIGEVTRFPELARVLYERGPARAMNMLAAVFVGLAERGLLEIDDPAVAAEHFNWLIMSAPLNRAMLLGDDAIPSPAELRRNAEAGVRVFLAAYGTQR, encoded by the coding sequence ATGGGGCTGGACGGCAACGAACACACCGACGTGGAAAGCGATGGTCGCTCGGCGCGCAAACGCCGCGCCATCCTCGATGCTGCTACCGAGGTGTTCCTCAGGAGTGGCTACCTCGGAACCAACATGGATGAGATCGCCGCCCTCTCCTCGGTTTCCAAACAGACCGTCTACAAGCACTTCTCCAGCAAGGAGGCGCTGTTCGTCGAGATCGTCGGCGGCATGACCACCGGTGCCGGCGACGTGGTGCACAACGACGTCGCACAGCTCGCTGAAGGCGAGGATCTCGCGGCCTACCTGGTCGAATATGCCCTGCGGCAGCTCACCGTCGTCTTGACCCCACGCATCATGCAGTTGCGCCGCCTGGTGATCGGCGAAGTGACGCGCTTCCCCGAACTGGCCCGGGTGCTCTATGAGCGCGGGCCCGCCCGCGCCATGAACATGCTTGCGGCGGTATTCGTCGGCCTTGCCGAGCGCGGGCTGCTCGAGATCGACGACCCGGCGGTTGCGGCCGAGCACTTCAACTGGCTGATCATGTCGGCACCGCTGAACCGGGCCATGCTGCTCGGCGACGACGCCATTCCCTCCCCCGCAGAGCTCCGTCGCAACGCCGAAGCCGGCGTGCGGGTGTTTCTCGCCGCCTATGGCACGCAACGATGA
- a CDS encoding GFA family protein → MSEPLSRVARCACGKVEFELSGAPLISVVCHCDDCQAGSAMIEALPGAPKVLDAGAGTPYALYRNDRLHCTKGDELLEGYSLKPASTTRRMVARCCNSAMLARLDPILHWTPIYRDRIVPPAAPLEMRIQTRFVPAGVSLPTDLRAHGGIPLTFVVRMVAARLAMLLGR, encoded by the coding sequence ATGAGCGAGCCGCTATCGCGCGTCGCGCGCTGCGCCTGTGGTAAGGTCGAGTTCGAACTGAGCGGCGCGCCGCTGATCAGTGTCGTCTGCCATTGCGACGACTGCCAGGCCGGCTCGGCGATGATCGAGGCCCTGCCCGGCGCACCCAAGGTACTCGATGCGGGCGCCGGCACGCCTTATGCACTCTACCGCAACGACCGGCTGCACTGCACCAAGGGCGACGAGCTGCTCGAGGGGTACAGTCTGAAGCCCGCGTCAACCACCCGGCGCATGGTCGCCCGCTGCTGCAACTCAGCCATGCTCGCGCGCCTGGATCCGATCCTGCATTGGACGCCGATCTATCGCGATCGCATCGTCCCGCCGGCGGCGCCGCTCGAGATGCGCATCCAGACGAGGTTTGTGCCCGCTGGCGTGTCACTGCCCACCGATCTGCGCGCCCACGGCGGAATCCCGCTGACTTTCGTCGTCCGGATGGTGGCGGCCAGGCTCGCCATGCTGCTCGGCCGCTGA
- a CDS encoding DUF4360 domain-containing protein, giving the protein MKTWLLALTLIALSLPATAAAPKLGKPSYGGPGCPAGTATVVAGNDSISIRFDRYQVAAGGASGKGFDRKACSLSIPVKVPAGKSVAVIAVTFTGYNRLPAGATSQFRVEQFLAGGSGPVFSRNFKGPQTGRFSVSSDAALVWSACGGGVTLRTNSSLLVRASGGQAASASIRSQEVKTAIVYRLRWKDC; this is encoded by the coding sequence ATGAAAACCTGGCTGCTGGCCCTGACCTTGATCGCCCTGAGCCTGCCGGCAACGGCGGCGGCCCCGAAGCTGGGAAAACCCTCCTATGGCGGACCCGGCTGCCCGGCGGGGACCGCCACGGTGGTCGCCGGCAATGACAGCATCAGCATCCGCTTCGATCGCTATCAGGTCGCCGCCGGGGGGGCGAGCGGCAAGGGGTTCGACCGCAAGGCCTGCAGCCTGTCGATCCCGGTGAAGGTGCCGGCGGGCAAGAGCGTCGCGGTGATTGCCGTGACCTTTACCGGCTACAACCGACTGCCGGCAGGGGCGACCTCGCAGTTCAGGGTCGAGCAGTTCCTCGCCGGCGGCAGCGGTCCGGTGTTCAGCCGCAACTTCAAGGGACCGCAGACCGGCCGCTTCAGCGTGTCGAGCGATGCGGCGCTGGTCTGGTCGGCCTGCGGTGGTGGCGTGACGCTGCGGACGAACTCGAGCCTGCTGGTCCGGGCGTCAGGCGGGCAGGCCGCCTCCGCCAGCATCCGGTCGCAGGAGGTCAAGACGGCGATCGTCTACCGGTTGCGCTGGAAGGACTGCTGA
- a CDS encoding DUF4360 domain-containing protein, with protein sequence MRIPFAAAPLLLLMSAGALAADGCPPGETSVTENGDVISVIFNVFVATPAESATCNLVAPTLLPQDTFAVYKADYRGFVNEGDTGTLAVSQGGGADVTVIPGSADPFLHTGYVGSNADGDIASDISLALESLDPASAATLDTIDYLEVGRTTLASVLGSIGDIATGRTGIVIHLNATAGLLVGAGQPIERPDNVALLGAVGSHAVGATGHLNMGDGFSVDGGAALFGQSVGGSSADGLLFSGRAQYLQPDSGGIRLFGAAGVNAAPGMSLGFARHYDDGSADGATIHSNTSGSLVGLYLEGGALYAPDPSNQIAFTGTLSQSWLSVDGYSETFSEDNLFPARFDDATDSFTTVKADAAWTSALTSDIDLTLNAALGHTFANDAVAADVAFVGPISVEGQSELFAEYGARLGWNLAPSTTLGVFAQGSSGAVSGTHVQAGTTFSLQF encoded by the coding sequence ATGAGAATCCCGTTCGCCGCCGCCCCGCTGTTGCTTCTGATGTCAGCCGGCGCGCTGGCAGCGGATGGTTGCCCGCCGGGCGAAACCAGCGTCACCGAGAATGGCGACGTGATCAGCGTCATCTTCAACGTCTTCGTTGCGACGCCCGCGGAAAGCGCGACCTGCAATCTGGTGGCGCCGACGCTGCTGCCGCAGGACACCTTCGCGGTCTACAAGGCAGACTACCGTGGCTTCGTCAACGAAGGGGACACAGGAACGCTGGCGGTGAGCCAGGGCGGCGGCGCCGACGTGACCGTCATTCCCGGTTCGGCGGACCCGTTTCTCCATACCGGCTATGTCGGCTCGAACGCCGACGGCGACATCGCCAGCGACATCAGCCTCGCGCTGGAGAGCCTCGATCCGGCGTCGGCAGCCACGCTCGACACTATCGACTACCTGGAGGTCGGCCGCACCACCCTGGCATCGGTCCTAGGCTCCATCGGCGACATCGCGACCGGGCGCACCGGCATCGTCATCCATCTCAATGCGACCGCGGGGCTGCTGGTCGGCGCCGGTCAGCCGATCGAACGCCCGGATAACGTGGCGCTGCTCGGCGCGGTCGGCTCGCATGCCGTCGGGGCCACCGGCCACCTCAACATGGGCGACGGCTTTTCGGTCGATGGCGGCGCGGCGCTGTTCGGACAGTCGGTCGGCGGGTCGAGTGCGGATGGCCTCCTCTTCAGCGGCCGGGCGCAATACCTGCAGCCCGATAGCGGCGGCATCCGCCTGTTCGGCGCCGCGGGCGTCAACGCCGCTCCGGGCATGTCGCTCGGCTTCGCGCGCCACTATGACGACGGCTCGGCCGATGGCGCCACCATCCATTCCAATACCTCGGGCTCGCTGGTCGGGCTCTATCTCGAAGGCGGCGCGCTCTATGCTCCCGACCCGAGCAACCAGATCGCGTTCACCGGCACGCTGTCCCAGAGCTGGCTCAGTGTCGACGGTTACAGCGAGACGTTCAGCGAGGACAACCTGTTTCCCGCCAGGTTCGACGATGCCACCGACAGCTTCACTACGGTGAAGGCCGACGCTGCCTGGACCAGTGCCCTCACATCCGACATCGACCTGACGCTCAATGCCGCGCTCGGCCACACCTTTGCCAATGATGCGGTCGCGGCGGACGTCGCGTTTGTCGGTCCGATCTCCGTCGAGGGGCAGAGCGAGTTGTTTGCGGAATACGGGGCGCGCCTGGGCTGGAACCTGGCGCCCTCGACGACGCTGGGAGTGTTCGCGCAGGGCTCAAGCGGCGCTGTGTCGGGCACGCATGTGCAGGCGGGCACGACGTTCAGCCTGCAGTTTTAG
- a CDS encoding DUF4360 domain-containing protein, which yields MKSLLAITALVAAASFTSMAHAQEAITLGTPGYGGTGCPGGSVSATLSPDATSLSLLFDSYVVEAGGDTGKTFDRKACNIAIPVHVPQGMSVSVLAIDYRGYNNFPAGANSQFNVEYFFAGARGPTFSKTFTGPKDEDYLIQNKLTAQTTVWSGCGADVNLRTNSSIRVATKQNKQALATVDSEDVSAAIVYQLQWKKC from the coding sequence ATGAAATCTCTCCTCGCCATCACCGCGCTCGTCGCCGCTGCGTCATTCACTTCCATGGCGCACGCGCAGGAGGCCATCACGCTGGGCACACCCGGCTATGGCGGTACCGGCTGCCCGGGTGGGAGCGTTTCGGCGACCCTGAGCCCCGACGCCACCTCGCTCAGCCTGCTGTTCGATTCCTACGTGGTCGAAGCGGGCGGCGACACCGGCAAAACTTTCGATCGCAAGGCCTGCAATATCGCCATCCCGGTGCATGTGCCGCAGGGGATGAGCGTCTCGGTGCTGGCGATCGACTATCGCGGCTACAACAACTTCCCGGCCGGCGCCAACTCGCAGTTCAACGTCGAGTACTTCTTCGCCGGCGCGCGCGGCCCGACCTTCAGCAAGACCTTCACCGGTCCCAAGGACGAGGACTACCTGATCCAGAACAAGCTGACGGCCCAGACCACCGTGTGGTCCGGTTGCGGCGCCGACGTGAACCTGCGCACCAATTCGAGCATCCGCGTCGCCACCAAGCAGAACAAGCAGGCGCTGGCGACGGTCGACTCCGAGGATGTGAGCGCGGCCATCGTTTACCAGCTGCAATGGAAGAAGTGCTAA
- the dksA gene encoding RNA polymerase-binding protein DksA — translation MSTEVLEYRPTQDEPFMNPRQREYFRQKLERWKEEILRESRETLENLQEESQNHPDMADRASSESDRALELRTRDRQRKLISKIDSALKRIEDGTYGYCEETGDPIGIARLDARPIATLSLEAQEMHERREKVYRDE, via the coding sequence ATGTCGACTGAAGTTCTTGAATACCGACCTACTCAGGACGAGCCGTTTATGAACCCGCGCCAGCGGGAGTATTTCCGGCAGAAGCTGGAGCGGTGGAAGGAAGAGATCCTTCGGGAAAGCCGCGAAACGCTCGAGAACCTGCAGGAAGAAAGCCAGAACCATCCGGACATGGCAGACCGCGCATCCTCGGAGAGCGATCGGGCCCTGGAACTGCGCACCCGCGATCGGCAGCGCAAGCTGATTTCGAAGATCGACTCGGCGCTCAAGCGGATCGAAGACGGCACCTACGGCTATTGCGAGGAAACCGGCGACCCGATCGGGATTGCCCGTCTCGACGCCCGGCCGATCGCCACGCTCTCGCTGGAAGCCCAGGAAATGCACGAGCGGCGCGAGAAGGTGTACCGCGACGAATAG
- a CDS encoding flagellar assembly protein FliX has product MRIENNARVGNVAGRSASGRGASGVAFEIGQGPQAQEARPTASIAAATSLDALLALQAVEDPLLKRRKMVRRGNQLIDTLEGLRGDLLGGRMAEGRLNQLMAVLSQARERSEPGLDALLDEIELRARVELAKRGLFPA; this is encoded by the coding sequence GTGCGGATCGAGAACAATGCGCGGGTAGGCAATGTGGCGGGGCGCTCGGCGTCCGGTCGCGGCGCGTCCGGCGTGGCGTTCGAGATCGGGCAGGGACCGCAGGCCCAGGAGGCGCGGCCGACCGCCTCCATTGCCGCAGCCACCTCGCTTGACGCATTGCTGGCGCTGCAGGCCGTCGAGGACCCGCTGCTCAAGCGGCGCAAGATGGTGCGGCGCGGCAACCAGTTGATCGACACGCTGGAGGGGCTGCGCGGCGACCTCCTGGGTGGGCGGATGGCCGAGGGCCGCCTCAACCAGCTCATGGCTGTGTTGAGCCAGGCGCGGGAGCGATCGGAGCCCGGGCTGGACGCATTGCTCGACGAGATCGAGCTCCGGGCACGGGTTGAGCTGGCCAAGCGCGGACTGTTTCCCGCCTGA
- a CDS encoding flagellar basal body P-ring protein FlgI, translating to MAKFNLKRALLGLMTALLLLPQPGVSFAAAARIKDVVNIEGVRDNQLVGYGLVVGLNGTGDGLNNSPFTKQSLQAMLERLGVNTRGESMRTGNVAAVMVTANLPAFSTQGSRLDVNVASLGDAKSLQGGTLLVTPLLGADGEVYAIAQGSVTINGFSAAGDAASVVSGVPTTGRISSGGLIEREIGFVLGAQRSLRLALRNPDLTTSRRIALAINDFIGVPCATPEDPATIRLNLPRNFNGNIVDLLTDIEQLVIETDLPAKIVIDENSGIIVMGKDVRVSTVAVAQSNLTVTIAESPTVVQPNPLSLGQTAVEPRTDLSVNTTDSNLAVVPESVSLQELVDGLNALGISPRDLIAILQAVKASGALQADIEVL from the coding sequence ATGGCCAAATTCAACCTGAAGCGCGCCTTGCTTGGTCTGATGACCGCCTTGCTGCTGCTGCCGCAGCCAGGCGTGAGCTTCGCCGCCGCCGCGCGCATCAAGGACGTCGTCAACATCGAGGGCGTGCGAGACAACCAGCTGGTCGGCTACGGCCTGGTGGTCGGCCTCAACGGCACCGGCGACGGCCTCAACAACTCGCCCTTCACCAAGCAGAGCCTGCAGGCCATGCTGGAGCGGCTGGGCGTTAATACCCGCGGCGAGAGCATGCGCACCGGCAATGTCGCAGCGGTTATGGTGACAGCCAACCTGCCGGCCTTCTCGACCCAGGGCTCCCGTCTCGACGTCAACGTCGCCTCCTTGGGCGATGCCAAGAGCCTGCAGGGCGGAACCCTGCTGGTGACGCCGCTGCTCGGCGCCGACGGCGAGGTCTACGCCATCGCCCAGGGCTCGGTGACCATCAACGGCTTCTCGGCCGCCGGCGATGCGGCCTCGGTCGTCTCGGGCGTCCCGACCACCGGCCGCATTTCCTCGGGCGGGCTGATCGAGCGCGAGATCGGCTTCGTGCTCGGCGCGCAGCGCTCGCTGCGTCTGGCGCTCCGCAATCCCGACCTCACCACCTCGCGCCGCATCGCGCTCGCGATCAACGATTTCATCGGCGTGCCCTGCGCCACGCCCGAGGATCCGGCGACTATCCGGCTCAACCTGCCCCGCAACTTCAACGGCAATATCGTCGACCTGCTCACCGACATCGAACAGCTGGTCATCGAGACCGACCTGCCGGCCAAGATCGTCATCGACGAGAACTCCGGCATCATCGTCATGGGCAAGGATGTGCGCGTCTCCACCGTGGCCGTGGCCCAGTCCAACCTCACGGTGACCATCGCCGAGAGCCCCACGGTGGTGCAGCCCAACCCGCTGAGCCTCGGCCAGACCGCCGTCGAGCCGCGCACCGATCTCTCGGTGAACACCACCGACAGCAACCTCGCGGTGGTGCCGGAATCGGTGAGCCTGCAGGAACTGGTCGATGGCCTCAATGCGCTCGGCATCAGCCCGCGCGACCTGATCGCCATCCTGCAGGCGGTGAAGGCCTCGGGCGCCTTGCAAGCCGACATCGAGGTGCTGTGA
- a CDS encoding rod-binding protein has product MLSSPAGLGYAGQSRSTTLAPAQVGHLREQAKDLEGVFLNTLMKEMFSSLKTDHSAMGGGFAEETWRGMQAEQMADVLARSGGVGLADALLPDLIAAQEAAQNAIPTTRTSGALK; this is encoded by the coding sequence ATGCTGAGTTCCCCCGCCGGGCTGGGCTATGCCGGCCAGAGCCGGTCGACCACCCTTGCGCCCGCACAGGTCGGCCATCTTCGCGAGCAGGCAAAGGACCTTGAGGGTGTTTTTCTCAACACCTTGATGAAGGAGATGTTCTCCTCGCTCAAGACCGACCATAGCGCCATGGGCGGTGGCTTTGCCGAAGAGACCTGGCGCGGCATGCAGGCCGAGCAGATGGCGGACGTGTTGGCCCGCTCCGGCGGCGTCGGCCTCGCCGATGCCCTGCTGCCCGACCTCATTGCGGCACAGGAAGCCGCCCAGAACGCCATTCCGACCACACGAACCAGCGGAGCGCTGAAATAA